GGCATCCGGTGGAGATGAGTGGTTTAAAGCTGATACCATCATACGAAAATCACACCAAAGAGGAGCCGACGAGTTGATACATCGTAGCATTAAAGAGCTTGCTACCAGAGAACAACTTCCTTTTAAATCCTTTGGAATGAACAGAGCCTATTATTTTATGCTGGTAGTTACACACTTTATTTTCGAAGCATACAAACAAGATGTTACCGCAGAGGTTATTCCGGTAACCGTATATCCTAATACATTCAGAAGAAAGCTTATTGATTTTGCTGTCAAGATAACCTCAAGGGCAAGGAGTATTGTCCTGAATGTCACCAGAGTAATTTATGAAACGATAAATATTGAAGAGTTATGGGAACGGTGTCAGTCACCGCCGAAAATTCAGTTTGCATAAGGCAGAACAACATACCTCAGGATTGTAAACCCGTAGTGGTAATGGGAGACTTATGTCCAGACCCATAGAAAATGCGATAAAGTTCGGTTTGAGTGAAAAACAGAACTGAATTTTCGTTGAAAAAGTACACGAAAGAAGCCTACCTCTGAGAAAATTTCCGTTTTTTTGAAATCAAGTGAGACGACGGGGGCAGGTGAAATTACGAATCGCTCAATTTAGGTTTGAAGTATATTGAGCCGGCATTCCGTTCTGCCGATATAGTTGTCGGCAATCTGGAAGTTACGCTTGCCGGACCTCCTTATACCGGTTACCCCGCCTTCTCCTCTCCCGATGCTCTGGCTTATGCATACAAGAATGCAGGTGTCAACTTCCTTGTTACGGCCAATAATCACTCATATGACCGTGGTCAAAAAGGGATGGAAAGAACCCTGGACGTAATTGAGGGTATGTATTTCAATTATACAGGAACATTCAAAGACAGTACTGATTTCAGGGAAAATAATCCCAGGATGATTGAGATTAATGGGATACGACTGGCAATACTCAACTATACCTATGGCACAAACGGCATAGTAGTGCGTCAGCCCAATATAGTAAACCATATAGTCAGGGAGGAAATAGCTGATCATATACTTGCTGCCCAAAGCCAGAAACCCGATATGATAATTGTCTGCATCCACTGGGGTGATGAGTATGCCTTGCAACCCAATGCAGCCCAACGATCTACTGCCGAGTTTCTCTTCGATCAGGGTGTCGATATCATTATTGGGTCACATCCCCATGTGGTTCAGCCCATGCATGTAACCGAAGACGAAAACGACAAGCGAAGGGTTCTCGTCTATTCACTAGGTAATTTTGTCTCAAATCAAAGGAATGAATATACAGATGGGGGTGTGATTGTTCGACTAGAAATTGAAAAAGAAGGATGCACAACTAAGGTCAAAGATGCAGAATATATGCTAACCTGGGTCTACACCCCGGTCGAGAATGGCAAAAAGAATTATTACGTACTGCCGGCCTCACTATACTCAAAGACCGGTTTGCCAGAACAACTTAGCGGGGCACAGAGCGGTATGGATAGTTATCTTTCCAAGGCCCGTGGAGTAATGAAGAACAACACAGGAATTCAGGAGATTATTGAAGAATGGCCGCTTAGATAAATGCATCAAGCTTATTATTAAGCCACATGATACCTCTACACCGTGGCTTGTGAGCACTTTAGAAGTATGATACGACATGGGGTAATATAAGCTTGCACAATCCCAGCAATTTCATGCAAAACCCTAAATCTAGATAAAACTGTCAAGGCTGTCCGGTGGGACAACCTTGACAGTTTTTGTAAGATCTCTCTGATAACAGTGTCCTTTACTGGGCACAGTATGGAGATAGTAATATTAAATCTACAGAGCCTTAGAGTCTTTCCTCGATCAGGCGAAGGGCTTTACTTATTGCAGTCTGCAATCCTGACGGATTCTTTCCACCAGCTGTTGCAAAGAACTTCTGTCCTCCACCTCCACCGTTTATCTCAGGTGAAACAGCCTTAATCAGTTCAATTGCATCAAGACCCTTTTCCACAAGTTCCTCAGAAATGATTATTGCAATCTGAGCCTTACCATCGGCTTCTACACCAAGGACAGCAGCCATACTGCTATCACATTCTGACCTTAGTTGGAAGGCAATATCCTTGACACTCTTGCTGAATATGGGCTTAAGCTGACAATGCATCAGTTTGACTCCATTAAGCACCTTGGCATCGTCGCTGATATTACGTTTCAGAGCCTGAATTACGCCTTGTTTGAAGGTCTCAACCTCCTTCATCAACTCGGCATTCTCAGATACCAGAGATTCAATTCCCTTACGCAGATCTTTCTGCTTGTGAAGAATCTCTGCAAGTTCCCTTAGTAGGTCATTCTGTGCATACATCAGCTCCTCTGCCTTTTCTCCGGCAACAGCCTCAATACGTCTTACACCTGCAGCAACTGAAGACTCGGCAACTATCTTGAACATGCCAATCTGTCCAGTAGCACTCACGTGGGTACCACCGCAAAGTTCAACCGACTCACCGAAGCGAATAGCCCTGACCACATCCCCATACTTCTCACCAAAGAGCGCCATAGCACCCATTTCCTTTGCTCTGGCAATAGGAATGGCACGGTGTTCTTCGAGAGGTAAGTTCATCCTTATCTCACGGTTTACTTCACGTTCAACCATCCTGATCTCCTCATCACTCATCTTTTGGAAGTGAGAGAAGTCAAAACGCAGATAGTCGGGATGAACTAGTGAGCCACGTTGCTCAACGTGTGTTCCCAATATCTTGCGAAGGGCTTTGTGAAGCAGGTGGGTCGCAGTGTGGTGGTTGGCAGTCATCTGACGCTTACGTACATCAACAACAGCGTTGAACCTGCCACTAACATCAGTAGGAAGCTTGGGTGCAAGGTGAACGATAAGATTGTTTTCCTTCTTTACCTCAGTAATTTCCCACCTCTCACCCTTGGCTTCTATATAACCACAGTCTCCAACCTGACCACCACTTTCTGCATAGAAAGGAGTAATATTGAAGACTATCTGATAAAGCTCCTTGTTCTTTGATTTAACACGACGGTATTTGACGATTTCGACTTCTGCTTCGAGGTGATCATAACCGATAAACTCTTCGGTGTCGTCCTTTCTCAATACCACCCAGTCGTCAGTTTCTACAGCCGTTGCATTTCTTGCTCTGGCTTTCTGTGCTTCCATTTCCTTTTCAAACTCCTCATGGTTGGCTTCAAGGCCGTTTTCCCTGAGGATTAGTTCGGTAAGGTCGTATGGAAAACCAAAAGTATCGTATAGCTCGAAAATCTGTTTTCCTTCAACAGTCTTTGCCCCCTTCTGTTTCCTCTCTTCAATAATCTTATCCAGGAGTTGGATACCTGTTGCAAGTGTACGCAGGAAGGCTTCTTCCTCTTCCCTGATAACCTTCTCGATCAGATCCCTGTTGGCTGCCAGTTCGGCATAAGCCTTACCCATAACTGAGATAAGGGTCTCAACAAGCCTGCACATAAAGGGCTCCTTCATACCAAGGAAGGTATAGGCATACCTTACTGCCCTGCGAAGAATACGGCGAATTACATATCCGGCCTTGTTGTTAGAAGGCAACTGACCATCGCAGATAGCAAAAGATATTGTTCTGATGTGGTCAGCTACAACCCTCATTGCAACATCAGTTTCCCTTGCTGCACCATACTTAATTCCGGCAATATTGCTAATTTCCTGGATTATTGGTTGAAAAACATCAGTATCATAGTTTGATGTCTTACCCTGAATAGCTCTGGTAAGACGCTCAAAGCCCATTCCCGTGTCAATATGCCTTTGTGGTAATGACTCAAGTGATCCGTCAGCCTTGCGGTTATATTGGATAAATACAAGGTTCCAGATTTCAATTACCTCAGGGTTGTCCTTATTGACTAATTGTTCTCCGGGAACCACAGCTCTTGCTGCAGGGTCACGGAGATCGATATGAATCTCAGAACAGGGTCCGCATGGACCTGTATCACCCATTTCCCAGAAGTTGTCTTTTTTATTTCCGTTGACAATCCTATGAGCAGGAAGATGTTTGCTCCAATATTCGAATGCTTCACTGTCGCGTACCAGTCCTTCCTCCGCATTTCCTTCGAATACGGTAGCATAGAGACGATCAGGATCCATCTTCAACACATCAACCAGATACTCCCATGCCCAGTCAATCGCTTCATGCTTGAAATAGTCACCAAAGCTCCAGTTACCAAGCATTTCAAACATAGTATGGTGGTAGGTGTCATGACCTACCTCTTCCAGATCATTATGCTTACCTGAAACACGCAGACATTTTTGTGAATTGGCCACTCTAAGGTACTCAGCTGGCCTGTTACCCAGGAAAATATCCTTAAACTGGTTCATCCCTGCGTTGGTAAACATCAACGTTGGGTCATCCTTTACAACCATTGGGGCTGAAGGAACAATACGATGTTGTTTGGACTCAAAAAATTCCAGAAAACTCTCTCTGATCTCAGATGCTGTCATGTTATTTTAGAAAATACCAGATTAACTGATTGCTCAAATAATTGAAACCTTAATTTTATGCAGGCGTAAAAGACTCTGCTCTAACTGTCGGCACAATCATCCATTTTATTGGTCTCTCAAACACTAAAACTCAAAATATTGAGTTATTAGGGCAGGCAAAAATAAATAATCGACGAGCAAAAATAGATTAATAACCTGATTTTTGCGAGTTGATGGCAAAATTTTATATTTTAGCGACAAATTCAGTGCAGTATGTCAAAAGTAAAGTATAAATACAACCCCGAAACGCTTAGCTATGACAGAGTAGAAACAGGGTTCAAATATTATCTTGGGAAGGCTTTCTCTTTCACTGTTTCCAGTGCTTTTATGGGTTTGGTATTTTTCTTCCTTTACTCCAACATTTTTGAGAGTCCCCGTGAAATTAAGCTTGAGAGGGAGAATGTAAAACTCCTATCCCAATATGAAATAATGGCCAGTAAACTGGATCAGGCTCTTGACGTATTAGATGACATACAACAGCGCGACGAAAACGTTTACAGGGTCATCTTTGAAGCTGATTCAATACCTAATGCTATTCGTAGAGCCGGATTTGGTGGTGTAAACCGCTACCGCTACCTTGAAGATCTAGACAATGCCGAACTGGTAATCAGCACTGCCAAAAAGCTTGATGGCGTAATGAAACAGCTCTACGTCCAGTCCAGATCCTTTGATGAGATTATTGACCTTGCACAACGCAAGGAGGAGATGATAAGATGCATTCCTGCTATTCAACCGATATCCAACAAAGACCTAAAACGCACAGCTTCAGGATGGGGTATGCGTCTCGACCCGATATACAAGACGAACAAGTTTCATGAAGGACTTGACTTCTCAGCTCCAATCGGAACGGAGATTTACGTGACCGGAGATGGTGTTGTCAAGACCGTTCATAAATCTGCAATAGGATACGGCAACTACGTTGAAGTAGATCATGGCTTTGGCTATACCACTCTCTATGCCCACATGTCTGAATTCAAGGTAAGAGTGGGACAAAAGGTCAAACGTGGTGAGGTGATTGGTTTTGTCGGCAATACAGGTAAATCAACAGGCCCCCACCTTCACTATGAAGTAAGAATCAAAGGAAAAGCTGTGAATCCAACGCACTATTTTTTCCAGGACCTTACTCCTGAAGAATATGAAGAAATGATCAGAATCTCTTCCAATAGTAACAGAACCTTTGATTAAGCCATGCCATACAAAGAACCGATTGTAGAAAGACTATACTACTCCATCGGGGAAGTGGCCAACATGTTTAATGTCAACACTTCCCTTATCAGATATTGGGAGAAGGAGTTTGACATTATCAAGCCGCATAAGAACAAGAAAGGCAACAGGCTCTTTACACAACAGGACGTAGACAATTTTCACCTTATCTACCACCTTGTCAAAGAAAGGGGTATGACTTTGAAGGGCGCTAAGTTAAAGCTCAAAGAAAACCGTCATAGTACTGAGGAAAACTTTGAACTTATTAAACGTCTTAAAGAAATTAGGGAAACACTAATATCGATAAGGGACAACCTTTGATATAGCTCTCCCGGATCATTCTTTTCTTCAGCATTAACATTCTTCATTTGCATAAATGAGTGAGCTTATACGTCTTCGAGATATTGCCGGACTCATCGAAAGTGTGGCACCTGCCGCGCTTCAGGAGAGTTACGACAATAGTGGAGTTCAATTGGGCAACCCTGATGATCAGGTAAACGGTGCGCTTATCTGCATTGATGTAACTGAACAAGTTATTGATGAAGCAATCGAACTTGGAGTAAATCTGATAATATCACACCATCCCCTGATCTTTGCAGGAATTAAAAAGATTGGTGATGATGCCACAGGACATATTATCCGCAAGGCTATTAAACACGATATCGCGATTTATTCAGCCCATACAAATATAGACAGCATTACAGGTGGAGTCAGCAGCAGGTTGGCGGACAAGCTGGGCCTAAAGGAACAAAAGATACTGCAACCACGAAAGGACAAGCTTTGCAAGCTGGTAACCTTTGTCCCCCATGCTCAGGCTGAGGAAGTGAGGCAGGCATTGTTTGATGCAGGTGCAGGACACATAGGCAACTATGACAGTTGCAGCTACAACATCACAGGTCAGGGGAGCTTCCGTGGCGGAGATCACTCAAAGCCCTATGTAGGTGAAAAGGGAGTGCTGCACTTTGAACCGGAAACCAGGATAGAAACAATCTTCCCTAATTATCTTGAAGGCCGGGTCATCAATGCACTTCTAGAAGCCCATCCTTATGAAGAAGTGGCATACGATATATATCCACTCAAGAATAGCTGGGACAGGGTCGGTTTTGGAGTCGTTGGGGTATTACCAGAAGCAATGCTGACAGAGGAGTTCCTTCTTTATCTTAAAGAAGTTTGCAAGGCCGGAGTCATCAGGCACACAGCAATAACCACCAAGGAAATCCGCAAAGTAGCACTTTGCGGAGGCAGTGGCAGTTTTCTTCTTAAAGATGCGATCAGGGCCGGGGCCGATATTTTTATATCAGGTGACTTTAAATATCATCAGTTTTTTGAGGCTGAGAATAAGATCATAATAGCCGATATAGGTCATTATGAAAGTGAGCAATTTACTAAAGAAGTTTTTTGTGAGATACTTACAAAAAAATTTCATAATTTTGCACTCCATTTATCACAGGTAAACAGCAATCCTATTAAATACTTATAGCATAATGGCAAAGATGGATTCAAAAACCACAGCTACCGAGGTCAGCGTTGAGGACAAGCTCAAAGCCCTTTTCGACCTGCAAAAAGTAGCCAGCGAGATAGACAAGATAAAAACCCTGAGAGGCGAATTGCCTTTGGAGGTTCAGGATCTGGAAGATGAGATTGCCGGATTGGAGACTCGTATGACCAATCTGCAAACCGACATAAAGAAATTGAACGACGACATTCTTGCCAAGAAAAATGAAATCAAGGATGCCGAATTATTGATCAAGAAATATGAAGCTCAGCAATCCAATGTTCGCAACAACCGTGAATACGATTCACTAACCAAAGAAATCGAGTTTCAAACTCTTGAGATT
The genomic region above belongs to Xiashengella succiniciproducens and contains:
- a CDS encoding MerR family transcriptional regulator, which translates into the protein MPYKEPIVERLYYSIGEVANMFNVNTSLIRYWEKEFDIIKPHKNKKGNRLFTQQDVDNFHLIYHLVKERGMTLKGAKLKLKENRHSTEENFELIKRLKEIRETLISIRDNL
- the alaS gene encoding alanine--tRNA ligase, encoding MTASEIRESFLEFFESKQHRIVPSAPMVVKDDPTLMFTNAGMNQFKDIFLGNRPAEYLRVANSQKCLRVSGKHNDLEEVGHDTYHHTMFEMLGNWSFGDYFKHEAIDWAWEYLVDVLKMDPDRLYATVFEGNAEEGLVRDSEAFEYWSKHLPAHRIVNGNKKDNFWEMGDTGPCGPCSEIHIDLRDPAARAVVPGEQLVNKDNPEVIEIWNLVFIQYNRKADGSLESLPQRHIDTGMGFERLTRAIQGKTSNYDTDVFQPIIQEISNIAGIKYGAARETDVAMRVVADHIRTISFAICDGQLPSNNKAGYVIRRILRRAVRYAYTFLGMKEPFMCRLVETLISVMGKAYAELAANRDLIEKVIREEEEAFLRTLATGIQLLDKIIEERKQKGAKTVEGKQIFELYDTFGFPYDLTELILRENGLEANHEEFEKEMEAQKARARNATAVETDDWVVLRKDDTEEFIGYDHLEAEVEIVKYRRVKSKNKELYQIVFNITPFYAESGGQVGDCGYIEAKGERWEITEVKKENNLIVHLAPKLPTDVSGRFNAVVDVRKRQMTANHHTATHLLHKALRKILGTHVEQRGSLVHPDYLRFDFSHFQKMSDEEIRMVEREVNREIRMNLPLEEHRAIPIARAKEMGAMALFGEKYGDVVRAIRFGESVELCGGTHVSATGQIGMFKIVAESSVAAGVRRIEAVAGEKAEELMYAQNDLLRELAEILHKQKDLRKGIESLVSENAELMKEVETFKQGVIQALKRNISDDAKVLNGVKLMHCQLKPIFSKSVKDIAFQLRSECDSSMAAVLGVEADGKAQIAIIISEELVEKGLDAIELIKAVSPEINGGGGGQKFFATAGGKNPSGLQTAISKALRLIEERL
- a CDS encoding CapA family protein; translated protein: MKYIEPAFRSADIVVGNLEVTLAGPPYTGYPAFSSPDALAYAYKNAGVNFLVTANNHSYDRGQKGMERTLDVIEGMYFNYTGTFKDSTDFRENNPRMIEINGIRLAILNYTYGTNGIVVRQPNIVNHIVREEIADHILAAQSQKPDMIIVCIHWGDEYALQPNAAQRSTAEFLFDQGVDIIIGSHPHVVQPMHVTEDENDKRRVLVYSLGNFVSNQRNEYTDGGVIVRLEIEKEGCTTKVKDAEYMLTWVYTPVENGKKNYYVLPASLYSKTGLPEQLSGAQSGMDSYLSKARGVMKNNTGIQEIIEEWPLR
- a CDS encoding Nif3-like dinuclear metal center hexameric protein, translating into MSELIRLRDIAGLIESVAPAALQESYDNSGVQLGNPDDQVNGALICIDVTEQVIDEAIELGVNLIISHHPLIFAGIKKIGDDATGHIIRKAIKHDIAIYSAHTNIDSITGGVSSRLADKLGLKEQKILQPRKDKLCKLVTFVPHAQAEEVRQALFDAGAGHIGNYDSCSYNITGQGSFRGGDHSKPYVGEKGVLHFEPETRIETIFPNYLEGRVINALLEAHPYEEVAYDIYPLKNSWDRVGFGVVGVLPEAMLTEEFLLYLKEVCKAGVIRHTAITTKEIRKVALCGGSGSFLLKDAIRAGADIFISGDFKYHQFFEAENKIIIADIGHYESEQFTKEVFCEILTKKFHNFALHLSQVNSNPIKYL
- a CDS encoding M23 family metallopeptidase gives rise to the protein MSKVKYKYNPETLSYDRVETGFKYYLGKAFSFTVSSAFMGLVFFFLYSNIFESPREIKLERENVKLLSQYEIMASKLDQALDVLDDIQQRDENVYRVIFEADSIPNAIRRAGFGGVNRYRYLEDLDNAELVISTAKKLDGVMKQLYVQSRSFDEIIDLAQRKEEMIRCIPAIQPISNKDLKRTASGWGMRLDPIYKTNKFHEGLDFSAPIGTEIYVTGDGVVKTVHKSAIGYGNYVEVDHGFGYTTLYAHMSEFKVRVGQKVKRGEVIGFVGNTGKSTGPHLHYEVRIKGKAVNPTHYFFQDLTPEEYEEMIRISSNSNRTFD